The Methanocella arvoryzae MRE50 genome includes a region encoding these proteins:
- the radA gene encoding DNA repair and recombination protein RadA yields the protein MAEKLTIEDLPGVGPATAEKLKEAGYTSIEAIAVASPSELAAAAEVGENTASKIVAAAKKCSNIGGFETGDTVFERRKAVGKLKTNCNSLDDLLGGGVETQSITEFYGEFGSGKTQVAHQLAVNVQLPPEQGGLGGSVVMIDTENTFRPERIAQMVKGLKGGEDLDPEDFLKNIHVARAYNSNHQILLVESASELAEKMRDSDRPVKLIIVDSLTAHFRSEYVGRGTLADRQQKLNKHMHDLMRFGDINNAAIVVTNQVQAKPDAFFGDPTRPIGGHIVGHTATFRLYLRKSKGEKRIARLVDSPNLPEGEAIFSVTTEGLRD from the coding sequence ATGGCAGAGAAACTAACCATAGAAGACTTACCTGGCGTGGGGCCTGCTACCGCCGAAAAACTCAAAGAGGCAGGATATACATCCATCGAGGCGATCGCTGTCGCATCGCCGTCGGAGCTGGCAGCCGCAGCGGAGGTCGGCGAGAACACCGCCTCCAAGATCGTGGCCGCAGCCAAGAAATGCTCCAACATCGGCGGCTTCGAGACCGGCGACACCGTGTTCGAGAGGCGCAAAGCCGTAGGCAAGCTCAAGACCAACTGCAACTCCTTAGATGATCTGCTCGGAGGCGGGGTGGAGACGCAGTCGATCACCGAGTTTTACGGCGAGTTCGGAAGCGGCAAGACCCAGGTAGCCCACCAGCTGGCAGTCAATGTGCAGCTCCCCCCTGAACAGGGCGGGCTGGGCGGCTCAGTGGTGATGATCGACACCGAGAACACCTTCAGGCCGGAGCGTATCGCTCAGATGGTCAAGGGCCTCAAAGGCGGAGAAGACCTCGATCCGGAGGACTTCCTGAAGAACATCCACGTGGCCAGGGCGTACAACTCCAACCACCAGATTCTCTTAGTGGAGAGCGCCTCTGAGCTGGCGGAGAAGATGAGGGACTCCGACAGACCTGTAAAATTAATAATCGTGGACTCGCTGACCGCGCATTTCAGGAGCGAATACGTGGGCCGTGGAACTTTAGCGGACAGGCAGCAAAAACTGAATAAGCACATGCACGACCTGATGCGGTTCGGCGATATCAACAACGCCGCCATCGTCGTCACCAACCAGGTGCAGGCCAAGCCGGACGCGTTCTTCGGCGACCCGACGAGGCCTATTGGTGGGCATATTGTAGGGCACACAGCCACGTTCCGTCTGTACTTGAGGAAGTCGAAGGGCGAGAAGAGGATCGCAAGGCTGGTCGACAGCCCGAACCTGCCCGAGGGCGAGGCGATCTTCTCGGTGACGACCGAGGGACTGAGGGACTGA
- a CDS encoding OB-fold nucleic acid binding domain-containing protein, translating into MSDTLDIYEKLGGKISQKEFSKLVDEKMEAMGGLCDERTAAMLVAHDLGVEGAAAIKIKDITLDKRNAEFVGKITGAFPPREFTRQDGTAGRVTNILVADETGEIRVVLWDDLADLIKTGDLKEGDVIRVKGYIKEGQQGLEVSIGRGGGLMKDDAKITVKDSMSKIKDLKAGLGNVSVKGVILSRQEPRTFTRKDGSTGSLASLMLGDDTGKIRVTVWDTKIAELDPFQPGESIELLHAYTRESFNGGVELQVGSRGIIRKAEKPVQYEEEVTKIGEIVPDQYYNVKGTVTGIDGVREFTTKDGKPGRLCGVHISDESGRIRVVFWGELANVAEALSVGDKIIVTDAQARVNMKQEIELSANWRSTVRKIE; encoded by the coding sequence ATGTCCGATACCCTTGACATCTACGAAAAGCTGGGCGGTAAGATTTCCCAGAAGGAATTTAGCAAGCTGGTAGACGAGAAGATGGAGGCAATGGGAGGCCTCTGTGACGAGCGCACGGCAGCCATGCTGGTGGCGCACGACCTGGGAGTCGAGGGAGCGGCAGCCATCAAGATCAAGGACATCACCCTGGACAAGCGGAACGCTGAGTTCGTGGGCAAGATCACCGGCGCCTTCCCGCCCCGGGAGTTCACCCGCCAGGATGGCACCGCAGGCAGGGTCACCAACATCCTCGTGGCCGACGAGACCGGGGAAATACGGGTAGTACTGTGGGACGACCTCGCAGATTTAATAAAGACCGGCGACCTCAAGGAAGGCGACGTCATCCGGGTCAAGGGATACATCAAGGAGGGCCAGCAGGGCCTGGAAGTCAGCATCGGCCGGGGCGGCGGGCTTATGAAGGATGACGCCAAGATCACCGTCAAGGACTCCATGAGCAAGATCAAGGACCTCAAGGCCGGGCTGGGCAACGTGTCCGTAAAGGGAGTCATCTTGTCCCGGCAGGAGCCCCGGACCTTCACCCGGAAGGACGGCTCCACCGGCAGCCTCGCTTCCTTAATGCTGGGCGACGACACCGGCAAGATCCGCGTGACTGTGTGGGACACCAAGATCGCCGAACTCGACCCCTTCCAGCCCGGGGAGAGCATCGAGCTATTACATGCTTATACCAGAGAGTCCTTCAACGGCGGCGTCGAGCTGCAGGTCGGCAGCCGGGGCATCATAAGAAAGGCAGAGAAGCCAGTGCAGTACGAGGAAGAGGTCACCAAGATCGGCGAGATCGTGCCGGACCAGTACTATAATGTCAAGGGTACGGTTACGGGCATCGACGGCGTCAGGGAGTTCACCACCAAGGACGGCAAGCCCGGGCGCCTGTGCGGCGTGCACATCTCCGACGAGTCCGGCCGCATCAGAGTCGTCTTCTGGGGCGAGCTGGCCAACGTCGCAGAAGCGCTGTCCGTGGGCGACAAGATTATTGTAACTGATGCCCAGGCCAGGGTCAACATGAAGCAGGAGATCGAGCTTTCGGCGAACTGGCGCAGCACGGTCCGGAAGATCGAGTGA
- a CDS encoding HD domain-containing protein produces MSGYYKIVRDPLYGYVGLTQDEVRLVNTPIFQRLRRIKQLGDAHLVYPGACHTRFEHSIGVLHVAGQMADRLNLNPDETEIVRYAALLHDVGHGPMSHSFEAVINSVNKTSGHKQKVDHEYIGQQIIDNDADITEVIGDKRTQVIKLLAEKKDSPMKQIISGNVDADRLDYLRRDSYHIGVEYGHYDIDRILYTIKPVRKGSKSFFTIHEKGKDALENFRMARYLMYTQVYFHHVKLIAEKMMQRAVEIAVRDKIIDGDSLTFSNRRFIENYLSYDDYNLFYRIMSSDIKSTSKEIISKIMNRKLYKRGFDRSLINIEDSVLRYRISQMKENDFRRLEEALASKCGCDKDSIIVFIQQINNPLYNSTYQILKDNQLPVYISFNDKNIEYLSNISPFTMDSDPLDRFYVFCDGKHREDIKKYTLDVADEVLE; encoded by the coding sequence ATGAGCGGCTATTACAAGATAGTCAGAGATCCATTATATGGATATGTTGGCCTTACTCAGGATGAAGTCCGACTTGTAAATACGCCGATTTTCCAGAGACTCCGAAGAATAAAACAGCTGGGAGACGCTCACCTTGTATACCCTGGTGCGTGTCATACACGTTTCGAGCATTCTATCGGTGTTTTGCATGTTGCAGGGCAGATGGCTGATCGTCTAAACCTCAACCCTGATGAAACTGAGATTGTAAGATATGCGGCTTTGTTACACGATGTTGGCCATGGGCCTATGTCCCATAGTTTTGAAGCGGTCATCAATAGTGTGAATAAGACTTCCGGCCATAAGCAAAAGGTTGATCACGAGTATATCGGGCAACAGATCATAGATAATGATGCGGACATAACTGAAGTGATTGGTGATAAAAGAACACAAGTTATCAAATTATTGGCCGAGAAAAAAGATTCACCAATGAAGCAGATTATTTCCGGTAATGTCGATGCCGATCGCTTAGATTACCTCAGAAGAGATTCTTACCATATCGGAGTAGAATACGGTCATTACGATATCGACCGGATTTTATATACAATTAAACCCGTCAGGAAAGGGTCTAAATCGTTCTTCACCATTCACGAAAAAGGTAAGGATGCGCTTGAAAATTTCCGGATGGCACGTTACCTGATGTATACCCAAGTATACTTCCATCATGTGAAGCTAATTGCTGAGAAGATGATGCAGAGAGCTGTGGAAATCGCTGTAAGAGACAAAATAATCGATGGCGATTCGCTGACTTTCTCAAATCGACGATTTATTGAAAACTACCTGTCATATGATGACTATAACTTGTTTTATCGGATCATGTCATCGGACATAAAGAGTACTTCAAAAGAGATAATCAGCAAGATAATGAATAGAAAACTCTATAAAAGAGGATTCGATAGGAGTCTCATCAACATCGAAGACTCGGTATTGCGTTATAGGATATCACAGATGAAAGAAAATGATTTTAGGAGACTGGAAGAGGCTCTTGCAAGTAAATGTGGCTGCGATAAGGACTCTATCATCGTATTCATCCAGCAGATAAATAATCCATTGTATAACTCAACATACCAGATTCTCAAGGATAACCAGTTACCTGTGTATATATCGTTTAATGACAAGAATATAGAATATCTTAGCAATATATCCCCGTTCACTATGGATTCGGATCCCCTTGACAGGTTTTACGTATTTTGTGATGGCAAACACCGAGAGGATATTAAGAAATATACTCTTGATGTTGCAGATGAGGTTTTAGAGTAA
- a CDS encoding histidine kinase N-terminal 7TM domain-containing protein: MIFYFSPYIVVLVICAIISAVLAAYVWRRRASPGAVYFILLMACAAEWSLAGALKMVSPDLQAKIICTQLSYLSVVFIGPLWVLFALDYSRHREWITGGKTTLLCIIPLVTLAFVLTNGWHGLVWPQVTLASNAPEATPIYQHGIVYWIHTAYSYALLFLGYCILAITAIRSTGRERLLIMTILACVAAMWAGSMPYAITGAPLVDADLTPVAMTVTGFLLAWLIFQKRLFDIVPVAREKLIASMCDGVIVINDEGLVVEINPAARELTGARDGDIGKPAAEVLKQWPDLSRCCTDGAIGAPAEILMDGQGGPKWLDIRISPLQSAGSGQAGRLIVMRDITELRRRGEELKRSHESLQAEMWERKKAEEQIRHSLQEKEVLLKEIHHRVKNNLQIISSLLSLQAGTSSKESAAAFTESQNRIRSMALIHEKLYQSSNLSRIDFGGYVSGLMSHLVKSYAPGPGISVDIDIEDIALDIDLAIPCGLIINELASNSLKYAFKDGRQGNILIRMEKTGSLYTLTVGDDGVGLPRILDFRDSPSLGLQLVNTLVDQLEGTIELGQDTGTTFKITFKEITHKEMREPG; this comes from the coding sequence ATGATCTTCTACTTTTCGCCATACATAGTCGTGCTGGTGATCTGCGCCATCATCTCGGCAGTTCTGGCAGCGTACGTCTGGCGGCGGAGGGCTTCGCCGGGGGCGGTGTATTTCATCCTCCTGATGGCGTGTGCCGCCGAATGGTCTCTTGCCGGCGCTCTGAAGATGGTCTCGCCTGACCTGCAGGCAAAAATCATCTGCACCCAGCTATCCTACCTGAGTGTCGTCTTCATCGGCCCGCTATGGGTGCTCTTCGCCCTGGACTACAGCAGGCACAGGGAGTGGATCACCGGCGGCAAAACTACGCTGCTCTGCATTATCCCCCTGGTCACGCTCGCTTTCGTGCTGACCAACGGGTGGCATGGGCTGGTATGGCCTCAGGTCACGCTCGCCTCAAATGCGCCGGAGGCCACCCCGATCTACCAGCACGGGATCGTGTACTGGATCCACACAGCGTACTCCTATGCTTTACTCTTCCTTGGCTATTGTATTCTGGCGATAACGGCAATTCGCTCTACCGGTCGGGAGCGCCTCCTGATCATGACAATACTGGCATGCGTCGCCGCCATGTGGGCAGGAAGTATGCCGTACGCCATCACGGGCGCCCCGTTAGTGGACGCGGACTTGACCCCGGTGGCAATGACCGTTACGGGATTCCTGTTAGCCTGGCTCATTTTCCAGAAACGGCTCTTCGACATAGTCCCTGTGGCCCGGGAAAAGCTGATCGCCAGCATGTGCGACGGAGTGATCGTGATCAACGACGAGGGCCTGGTCGTGGAGATTAACCCTGCGGCGCGTGAGCTAACGGGTGCCCGGGACGGGGATATTGGAAAGCCCGCCGCAGAAGTACTGAAGCAGTGGCCGGACCTGAGCCGCTGTTGTACTGATGGGGCTATCGGTGCCCCGGCGGAGATCCTGATGGATGGCCAGGGAGGACCGAAGTGGCTGGATATCAGGATATCGCCGCTGCAGAGCGCAGGATCCGGGCAGGCCGGGCGCCTGATTGTCATGAGGGACATTACCGAGCTCAGGCGGAGAGGGGAGGAGCTGAAACGGTCCCACGAGTCGCTGCAGGCCGAGATGTGGGAGCGGAAAAAGGCAGAGGAACAGATTCGGCATTCGCTCCAGGAAAAGGAGGTGCTCCTCAAGGAGATCCACCACCGTGTCAAGAACAACCTGCAGATCATCTCCAGCCTCCTCAGCCTCCAGGCCGGCACCAGCAGCAAGGAAAGCGCAGCCGCCTTCACCGAAAGCCAGAACCGGATCAGGTCCATGGCCCTGATCCACGAGAAGCTCTACCAGTCCAGTAACCTCTCCCGTATCGACTTCGGCGGGTACGTCTCCGGCCTCATGAGCCACCTCGTCAAATCGTATGCTCCCGGCCCCGGCATCTCAGTCGATATAGACATCGAAGACATCGCCCTCGACATCGACCTGGCCATACCCTGCGGCCTCATCATCAACGAGCTGGCCAGCAACTCGCTCAAGTACGCTTTCAAAGACGGCCGCCAGGGCAATATTCTGATCCGCATGGAGAAGACAGGGTCCCTGTACACGCTTACTGTAGGCGACGACGGCGTCGGCCTGCCGCGAATACTGGATTTCCGCGACTCCCCGTCCCTCGGCCTGCAGCTGGTCAACACGCTTGTCGATCAGTTAGAAGGCACCATCGAGCTCGGGCAGGATACAGGAACAACATTTAAGATAACCTTCAAAGAGATAACACATAAGGAAATGAGGGAACCCGGGTGA
- a CDS encoding alpha/beta fold hydrolase codes for MEQKTQPDETEKTISRPGCDVHYWVSGNSSKPLIILIHGACADHRQFDMQIPCLIQDYQIVRVDVRGHGLSRPLAGPFSVPDAVEDIVSILKETGRNNAIFLGQSNGTYIIQELEFRHPGMVRAMIIVDGTYIFQKLSRAEKLLLKLTPAIMSLYPYGSLIKSMADGSAVKESTRAYLRETFGRLSKAEIINIMSGVSGCVHPEPGYRTGCPLLLIRGEHDKLGNIKAAMKEWSLREPRSKYVVIPDAGHCSNQDNPEQFNAMMMEFLKGLPELVSYSR; via the coding sequence ATGGAACAGAAAACGCAGCCCGACGAAACAGAGAAGACGATAAGCAGGCCCGGATGCGACGTGCACTACTGGGTTTCCGGGAACAGCAGCAAGCCGCTGATCATCCTCATCCACGGCGCCTGTGCCGACCACCGGCAGTTCGACATGCAGATCCCCTGCCTGATCCAGGACTACCAGATCGTGCGAGTGGACGTCAGAGGCCACGGGCTTTCCAGACCCCTCGCAGGCCCTTTCAGCGTCCCCGACGCGGTAGAGGACATCGTCAGCATCCTGAAAGAGACGGGCCGGAACAACGCCATCTTCCTCGGCCAGTCCAACGGCACCTACATCATCCAGGAGCTTGAGTTCAGGCACCCCGGAATGGTCAGGGCCATGATCATCGTGGACGGCACCTACATCTTCCAGAAGCTCTCCCGGGCTGAAAAACTGCTTCTAAAGCTGACACCCGCCATAATGAGCCTGTACCCGTACGGCAGCCTCATCAAAAGCATGGCGGACGGATCCGCGGTGAAAGAGTCGACCAGAGCATACCTTCGGGAGACCTTCGGCCGCCTCTCCAAAGCCGAGATCATCAACATCATGAGCGGAGTCTCCGGCTGCGTCCACCCGGAGCCCGGCTACCGCACCGGATGCCCGCTGCTGTTGATTAGAGGAGAACATGATAAGCTGGGCAACATCAAGGCCGCGATGAAAGAATGGTCCCTCCGGGAGCCCCGGAGCAAATACGTCGTCATACCCGACGCGGGCCACTGCTCAAACCAGGACAACCCAGAGCAGTTCAACGCCATGATGATGGAATTCCTGAAAGGGCTCCCCGAGCTTGTAAGCTACAGCAGGTAA
- a CDS encoding GNAT family N-acetyltransferase, protein MADVTYLELGPESLELIRPLWEKLNVHHLVRSPGFRQHYEQMTFDVRKADLLKKERLRVIIAICNRAPVGYCVCTVAGDTGEVDSIFVEDAYRRSGIGEQLMYRALAWLKAAGPEKIIVAVAAGNEAAIPFYESFGFMPRMTVLQLIQ, encoded by the coding sequence ATGGCAGACGTCACTTACTTAGAGCTGGGCCCGGAGTCCCTGGAATTAATCCGCCCCCTGTGGGAGAAGCTGAACGTTCATCACCTGGTGCGCTCCCCCGGCTTCCGCCAGCACTACGAGCAGATGACCTTCGACGTCCGCAAGGCTGATCTTCTGAAGAAGGAGCGGCTCAGAGTCATCATCGCCATCTGCAACCGGGCGCCCGTCGGCTATTGCGTCTGCACCGTTGCAGGGGACACGGGGGAGGTCGACTCTATCTTTGTCGAGGACGCCTATCGTCGCAGTGGCATAGGGGAGCAGCTCATGTACCGGGCGCTGGCCTGGCTGAAAGCCGCCGGCCCGGAGAAGATCATCGTGGCAGTCGCAGCCGGCAACGAGGCGGCGATCCCGTTTTACGAGTCCTTCGGCTTCATGCCCCGGATGACTGTGCTTCAGCTGATACAGTAA
- a CDS encoding DUF835 domain-containing protein, producing the protein MVKILVVEDEHIVAMDLQSRLVSLGYEVPETASSGEEAVEKAGRIRPDLILMDIFLGGEMDGIDAAGKIKELYNIPLIYITAYADASTLQRAKLTEPFGYILKPFEEREMLTNIEMALYKSRMDSRVKDSERWLATTLKSIGDGVIATDDRGEIKFMNPVAETLTGWMQGAAMGRRLTDVFRITSEAGKPLDESVGELLGGGETEIPPNVLLIGRDGKETPVYCKAAPIKAAEGGSTTGVVVIFSDTTERKRAVEALRRKNRDLEVYNAITTAINRSGSIEEMLNEALKESVELLEADFGVLYLFETQERYAQLAAIVAKPGSEKAIRCRQVLHDVAIPLGTVSTGVQSIFEDSIVATVVPITARGNLLGLMAFHVSGDCKAVEGCDRAAMLIGAGAQIGIAVENYRLFKNVQDTSRYLADIIDESPDAVLTVDMGGFIVSFNKSASRLLKYTPAEVKGRHITSLLPDEAGVDRGENRNYVRDFKCKDGSAITLNISTSTIIRDGRKNGFIVTLKDLSAITGLKITPLMEKAVDTAQRYHFEKGNIYLFDRRAGHQYMEVFADQVKHNIQGLCITRQNPKKVREKYGLEKTPIVWLTGGDDPGGEITMRPDNLTGLGATLGKFITGTHNGLVLIDGMEYLMTRNGFEAVLKLVQFLNDRIMQSDCVVLLCMDPLTLEERQYNILRTETQEFTG; encoded by the coding sequence ATGGTAAAGATTCTGGTAGTAGAAGATGAACACATCGTGGCGATGGACCTGCAGAGCAGGCTGGTAAGCCTGGGGTACGAAGTGCCCGAAACGGCCTCGTCAGGGGAGGAAGCGGTGGAGAAGGCAGGCCGCATCCGCCCGGACCTGATTCTCATGGACATCTTCCTGGGCGGGGAGATGGACGGCATCGACGCCGCCGGAAAGATCAAGGAGCTCTACAACATTCCCCTCATCTACATCACCGCCTACGCGGACGCCAGCACCCTGCAGCGGGCCAAGCTGACCGAGCCGTTCGGGTACATCCTCAAGCCCTTCGAAGAGCGGGAGATGCTCACCAACATCGAGATGGCCCTGTACAAGTCCCGTATGGACTCCCGGGTGAAAGACAGCGAGCGCTGGCTGGCCACCACCCTCAAGAGCATCGGCGACGGCGTGATTGCGACGGACGACAGGGGCGAGATCAAGTTCATGAACCCGGTCGCCGAAACGCTCACCGGCTGGATGCAGGGCGCAGCCATGGGCCGCAGGCTGACCGACGTCTTCAGGATCACCTCAGAGGCCGGAAAGCCCCTTGACGAATCGGTGGGAGAGCTGCTGGGCGGGGGCGAAACTGAGATTCCCCCTAACGTCCTGCTCATAGGAAGAGATGGAAAAGAGACGCCAGTCTACTGCAAGGCCGCCCCGATCAAGGCCGCCGAAGGAGGCAGCACGACGGGCGTGGTCGTCATCTTCAGCGACACCACCGAACGCAAGCGGGCGGTAGAAGCCCTGCGGCGTAAGAACCGCGACCTCGAAGTCTACAACGCGATCACCACTGCCATCAACCGGTCCGGAAGCATCGAGGAAATGCTCAACGAAGCCCTGAAAGAGTCGGTGGAACTGCTGGAGGCAGACTTCGGCGTGCTGTACCTCTTCGAAACTCAGGAGCGCTACGCACAGCTCGCGGCCATCGTGGCAAAGCCGGGGTCAGAGAAAGCCATCCGCTGCAGGCAGGTGCTCCACGACGTCGCCATACCCCTGGGCACAGTCTCCACAGGTGTCCAGTCTATCTTCGAGGACTCTATCGTTGCCACAGTAGTGCCCATTACGGCCAGAGGAAACCTGCTGGGCCTCATGGCATTCCACGTGTCCGGCGACTGCAAGGCCGTAGAGGGCTGTGACCGGGCAGCCATGCTCATCGGCGCCGGAGCCCAGATCGGCATCGCTGTGGAAAACTACCGGCTGTTCAAAAATGTGCAGGACACCAGCCGCTATCTCGCGGACATCATCGACGAGTCCCCCGACGCCGTGCTCACCGTGGACATGGGCGGCTTCATCGTCTCCTTCAACAAGAGCGCCTCCCGCCTGCTGAAATACACGCCCGCCGAGGTCAAGGGCCGGCACATCACCTCGCTCCTCCCTGACGAGGCAGGCGTCGACCGGGGCGAGAACAGAAACTACGTCCGGGACTTCAAGTGCAAGGACGGCTCCGCGATCACCCTGAACATCTCGACGTCCACCATCATCCGGGACGGCCGGAAGAACGGGTTCATAGTGACCCTCAAGGACCTGTCCGCGATCACGGGCCTCAAAATCACCCCCCTGATGGAAAAAGCCGTCGACACCGCCCAGCGGTACCACTTCGAAAAAGGGAACATATACCTCTTCGACCGGCGTGCCGGCCACCAGTATATGGAGGTATTTGCAGATCAGGTGAAACACAACATCCAGGGTTTATGTATAACGAGGCAGAACCCGAAGAAGGTCCGGGAGAAGTACGGCCTGGAAAAGACTCCCATCGTCTGGCTCACCGGCGGGGACGACCCCGGCGGAGAGATCACCATGAGGCCGGACAACCTCACCGGCCTGGGAGCGACGCTCGGCAAGTTCATCACAGGCACTCACAATGGCCTCGTCCTCATCGACGGCATGGAGTACCTCATGACCCGCAACGGCTTTGAGGCAGTACTAAAGCTCGTCCAGTTCCTCAACGACAGGATCATGCAGAGCGACTGCGTCGTCCTCCTCTGCATGGACCCGCTGACTCTGGAAGAACGGCAGTATAACATACTCAGGACCGAAACACAGGAATTCACCGGATAA